The following are from one region of the Candidatus Manganitrophaceae bacterium genome:
- the bamA gene encoding outer membrane protein assembly factor BamA, producing MKYFNPFSLLLFICVTFSPIAFAQEKEIQIKLIEVKGNDKIDRTTIRSRLSLQEGDFFSPEAVKNDVDRIYRLGFFDHVEVESEGLEGGIALFFIVHEKPFLIDVVYEGNENIAKEQLEEKVPIRTETFIDAEAIRSYVRKLKGIYESEAYYNARVTPVTQVLANNQAVLTFLIEEGEQAYIRKIRFEGNKAFKDKVLKKGMESSTYFWLTSWLTESGRYKKEALEADVERVRAYYANHGYLQIQVDAPQVVLSDDNEWFDIVIPVIEGEQFTVGGIQYEGSTILEKKALIEKTVTKKGEIFNRGQLRRDIMGIVDLFGEKGYIYANVVPQLNARQGEDIVDIVFRVSEGDRAKVREIHISGNTKTRDKVIRREIRVNEQEMVNTKLLRRSFQRLQNLNFFENVEIVPKQIEPGWVDLDVTVKEKPTGTFSIGGGYSSVDRFIATMDVTLGNFLGKGQLLRVKVDTGKRRTTYRLTFREPYLFDRNLSGTVDLFNQERSFGTYREKRIGGNLILGRSFGEYVRSSVSYTAEELQVSDLQLLSDGTIDPIVPLQVQEQALLGKTLTSAVGFSLTRDTRDFAFDPKSGSRNSVTVEYAGTFLGGDNAYLKIIGDSSRFFPLWWNHIFSLHGRIGYASGIEDKVLPVGERFFTGGINTVRGFKFGKAGPTVPGTGEVLGGNKVLFFNVEYLVPIVKEAQIKALLFYDYGAAFDDDELIHSSGMRKAAGFGIRWISPVGPLRLEWGWNLSPRPDEPTRTVEFSIGTLF from the coding sequence ATGAAGTATTTCAACCCTTTTTCTCTTCTTCTCTTCATCTGTGTGACCTTTTCTCCTATCGCTTTTGCGCAAGAAAAAGAGATCCAGATCAAGTTGATCGAGGTGAAGGGGAACGATAAGATAGACAGGACAACGATCCGGTCCAGGTTATCTCTTCAAGAGGGGGATTTTTTCTCTCCGGAAGCGGTGAAGAACGATGTGGACCGCATCTATCGTCTTGGGTTTTTTGATCATGTCGAGGTTGAGTCGGAGGGACTCGAAGGGGGGATTGCCCTCTTCTTTATCGTCCATGAAAAACCATTTCTGATTGATGTTGTTTATGAGGGGAATGAAAACATTGCTAAAGAGCAGCTTGAAGAAAAAGTCCCTATTCGAACCGAAACCTTTATCGATGCCGAGGCAATTCGGTCCTATGTTCGAAAGTTGAAGGGTATTTATGAATCTGAGGCATATTACAATGCGAGAGTTACCCCGGTTACACAAGTCCTAGCGAACAATCAGGCGGTCCTAACCTTTCTTATTGAAGAAGGGGAGCAGGCCTACATCCGCAAGATTCGTTTTGAAGGGAACAAGGCCTTCAAGGACAAGGTTTTGAAAAAAGGCATGGAATCGTCAACTTACTTTTGGCTGACCTCGTGGTTGACAGAATCGGGACGTTACAAGAAGGAAGCCCTCGAGGCGGATGTGGAGCGGGTGAGAGCGTATTACGCAAATCACGGTTATCTTCAGATACAGGTGGACGCGCCTCAGGTTGTTTTGAGCGATGACAATGAGTGGTTTGACATTGTCATCCCCGTCATAGAAGGGGAACAATTCACGGTTGGTGGCATTCAATACGAAGGAAGCACCATATTGGAAAAGAAGGCCTTAATCGAAAAAACGGTGACAAAAAAGGGAGAAATCTTTAACCGAGGTCAGCTTCGTCGGGATATTATGGGGATAGTCGATCTCTTTGGTGAGAAGGGTTATATATACGCAAATGTTGTCCCCCAATTGAACGCCCGACAGGGGGAAGATATTGTTGATATTGTTTTTAGGGTGAGCGAAGGGGACCGTGCGAAAGTTCGGGAGATCCATATTTCTGGAAATACTAAAACCCGCGACAAGGTTATTCGGAGAGAGATTCGAGTCAACGAGCAGGAGATGGTCAATACCAAGTTGTTGAGGCGGAGTTTTCAGCGCTTGCAAAATTTAAACTTCTTTGAAAATGTCGAAATTGTTCCAAAGCAGATCGAACCAGGATGGGTGGACCTTGATGTTACGGTGAAAGAGAAGCCGACGGGCACCTTCAGCATTGGTGGCGGATACAGTTCCGTAGATCGTTTCATTGCCACAATGGATGTAACCTTGGGGAACTTTTTAGGCAAGGGACAGCTCTTGAGGGTTAAAGTAGATACAGGGAAAAGAAGGACGACCTATCGTTTAACCTTCCGTGAACCTTATCTCTTTGATCGGAATCTTTCAGGGACGGTCGATCTCTTTAACCAGGAAAGAAGTTTTGGCACTTATCGGGAGAAGCGGATAGGGGGTAATCTGATCCTGGGCCGATCTTTCGGAGAATATGTCAGATCCAGTGTGAGTTATACTGCAGAAGAATTACAGGTCTCTGACCTGCAGCTTCTTTCTGATGGTACTATCGATCCGATTGTTCCCTTGCAGGTTCAAGAGCAGGCCTTGCTGGGGAAAACATTGACAAGCGCGGTCGGGTTCTCTCTCACGCGAGATACGCGGGATTTTGCCTTTGACCCGAAAAGCGGTTCACGAAATTCAGTCACCGTGGAATATGCCGGAACTTTCCTTGGAGGGGACAATGCCTATCTTAAGATCATTGGAGACTCAAGCCGATTCTTCCCGCTCTGGTGGAATCATATCTTTTCTCTCCATGGGCGTATTGGGTATGCGAGTGGGATAGAAGACAAGGTGCTGCCAGTGGGAGAGCGGTTTTTTACCGGAGGGATCAACACGGTTCGCGGGTTTAAATTCGGAAAGGCCGGGCCCACTGTTCCTGGGACTGGAGAGGTTTTGGGAGGGAATAAAGTCCTTTTCTTTAATGTCGAGTATCTGGTCCCCATTGTAAAAGAGGCACAAATCAAGGCGCTTCTTTTCTATGATTATGGTGCCGCCTTTGACGATGATGAACTTATTCACTCTTCTGGGATGAGGAAGGCCGCGGGTTTTGGAATCCGGTGGATCTCGCCGGTCGGTCCGCTCAGGCTGGAGTGGGGCTGGAATTTAAGCCCCAGACCGGACGAGCCGACCCGGACGGTAGAATTTTCAATTGGGACACTTTTTTAA
- a CDS encoding OmpH family outer membrane protein, translating to MVWSWKDRGRAWVHCLQMGFFLDTGGIMRKSLFYLVVVLLFVQSGRAFADSEKIGFVNAQKVLEISKEGKSVQEKMEEYVTTRQKVIDLEERELKQLEEDLTRQGSLLSPEAKKVKQVEFQRKLIEYQNKARELNAEVQKKKVESLRKFNKKLELAVKAIAEQEGYFVVFDKNNEGGTVIFSSESNDITPQVIEKLDGNFNK from the coding sequence ATGGTGTGGTCGTGGAAAGACCGGGGCCGTGCATGGGTGCATTGTTTACAAATGGGTTTTTTTTTGGATACTGGAGGAATAATGAGAAAGAGCTTATTTTATTTAGTGGTTGTTTTACTCTTCGTTCAATCTGGAAGGGCTTTTGCTGATTCGGAGAAAATTGGATTCGTGAATGCTCAGAAGGTATTGGAAATCTCAAAAGAGGGGAAAAGTGTTCAGGAAAAAATGGAAGAGTATGTCACGACGCGTCAAAAGGTGATCGACCTTGAAGAGAGAGAGCTAAAGCAACTCGAAGAAGATTTGACCCGGCAGGGGTCCCTCCTTTCCCCGGAGGCCAAAAAAGTAAAGCAGGTTGAGTTCCAGAGAAAACTGATCGAATACCAGAACAAGGCGAGGGAGCTTAATGCGGAGGTACAGAAAAAGAAGGTTGAGTCTCTCAGAAAGTTTAATAAAAAACTGGAACTGGCTGTGAAGGCGATTGCGGAGCAGGAAGGATACTTTGTTGTTTTTGATAAAAATAATGAAGGGGGCACGGTAATCTTTTCAAGTGAATCAAATGATATCACTCCTCAGGTGATTGAGAAGCTCGACGGGAACTTCAATAAGTAG